A single window of Periophthalmus magnuspinnatus isolate fPerMag1 chromosome 9, fPerMag1.2.pri, whole genome shotgun sequence DNA harbors:
- the rsph14 gene encoding radial spoke head 14 homolog has product MALAAADQSRAPVAYGLRAVPRLFEDLQRPDSEQRKRALTSLCDLLHEPERLYQTITAGQVQELSLLLRDPDSGVRTRTCDLLHLMSSHAIGRHALLSSSLLTPLSLLLDDPDSHCRISVHRVLNRLSLLPSGAEALLSLIPKLILKLRKTEQRREETRKEELVLLLSTLARCSHLDALPALASDGVALLRDKLSHGSAHVRREAAAAMLALSIPLEGKRQICALGVLSDLLTLLRDPDTEVRANAAGVCMNTFVITAGKVQGLELGLIPVLLDLVSPLDLQQTQIPEQTLDLKQTMEWTWGPEQTLQQEQTLDLDQTMEQEQTLGQTRIPEKMWITEKTRVPEQTRVPEQTRVPEQTRVPEQTLDPEQTRRVKALVLYCLRALTALSEAPAARCRLMKHRPCLERKRDTDPELRQATETLLRVISWTP; this is encoded by the exons ATGGCCCTGGCCGCGGCGGACCAGAGCCGGGCTCCGGTGGCCTACGGGCTGCGGGCGGTACCTCGGCTGTTTGAGGATCTCCAGAGGCCGGACTCGGAACAGCGGAAGCGCGCTCTGACCTCCCTGTGTGACCTCCTGCACGAGCCGGAGCGCCTGTACCAGACCATCACCGCAG GTCAGGTGCAGGAGCTGAGTCTTCTATTACGAGACCCAGATTCTGGAGTGAGGACTCGAACTTGTGACCTGCTGCACCTGATGTCCTCCCACGCCATTGGACG TCAtgcgctcctctcctcctccttgctcACTCCTCTCTCGTTGCTCCTCGATGATCCAGACTCTCACTGCAGAATCTCAGTCCACAGAGTCCTGAACCGCCTCAGCCTCCTGCCCTCAG GAGCTGAAGCTTTACTAAGTTTGATCCCAAAACTGATCCTCAAACTAAGAAAGACA gagcagagaagggaggaaacaaggaag GAGGAGTTGGTCCTGCTCTTGTCCACTCTGGCGCGGTGCTCTCACCTGGATGCCCTACCAGCTCTGGCCTCTGACGGTGTGGCACTGCTCCGTGACAAACTCTCTCACGGATCGGCTCATGTGCGCAGAGAAGCGGCGGCAGCCATGTTGGCTCTTAG TATTCCTCTGGAGGGGAAGCGGCAGATCTGTGCCCTAGGTGTGCTCTCTGACCTTTTGACCCTACTCCGTGACCCTGACACCGAGGTCAGAGCCAACGCGGCTGGAGTGTGTATGAACACGTTTGTCATCACCGCAG GTAAAGTCCAGGGTCTGGAGCTGGGTCTGATCCCAGTCTTGTTGGACCTGGTCTCGCCCCTGGATCTGCAGCAGACTCAGATCCCAGAGCAGACCTTGGACCTGAAGCAGACCATGGAGTGGACTTGGGGCCCAGAGCAGACCCTGCAGCAGGAACAGACCCTGGACTTGGATCAGACCATGGAGCAGGAGCAGACCCTGGGACAGACTCGGATCCCGGAGAAGATGTGGATCACGGAGAAGACTCGGGTCCCAGAGCAGACTCGTGTCCCGGAGCAGACTCGGGTCCCGGAGCAGACTCGGGTCCCGGAGCAGACCCTGGACCCTGAGCAGACCCGGAGAGTAAAGGCTTTGGTCCTCTATTGTCTCAGGGCCCTGACGGCGCTCAGCGAGGCTCCTGCTGCACGTTGCCGCCTCATGAAACATCGTCCATGtctggagaggaagagagacacagacccAGAACTGAGACAGGCCACAGAGACCCTGCTCCGGGTCATCAGCTGGACTCCATAA
- the LOC117376283 gene encoding dematin-like → MMMPKPTVQTSPGSVLSLRPTAPGSPLTITARVDGGVIGYKDLAALPRDKAILEIERPDLMLYQPHYCYSPIESSLSPYSVSPPPSPEHMLKETRDWLDRRSGGGSSPSSTNQSRTQSSMSTPTTSQTMPTPTQTSTKTPPQHFHRPENGTNIYKKPPIYKQASSSPPQLKHMEDLIIESSKFPSAQAPDPNQPSAIETESWPCPPSTAVIEQESRRRAAVADEEEEEETDEFFNLRVRQTQHLHKIQGNLGKILLKDEKGSAPMRRKKTRSLPERTTGSKWSKSAPSNTPGLSRLQSTEFSQSDTTPEEWRQRSLTALHVTLQGVPVLDACGDAQREEHTAPRGRSHSAGAPPV, encoded by the exons ATGATGATGCCAAAg CCGACCGTCCAGACGTCTCCAGGGAGTGTCCTGTCCTTAAGACCTACTGCCCCTGGGTCCCCCCTCACCATCACT GCTCGGGTGGATGGGGGAGTGATCGGGTACAAGGACTTGGCAGCTCTGCCCAGAGACAAGGCCATACTTGAGATCGAGCGGCCAGATCTCATGTTGTACCAGCCGCACTACTGCTACAGCCCCATAGAG AGTTCGCTGTCCCCATACTccgtgtctcctcctccctctccagaG caCATGCTGAAGGAGACGCGTGATTGGCTGGACAGACGCTCAGGGGGAgggtcttctcccagctccacCAATCAGAGTCGGACTCAGAGCAGCATGTCGACGCCCACCACCTCACAGACCATGCCCACTCCCACCCAGACGAGCACCAAGACCCCCCCACAACACTTCCATAGACcag AAAATGGCACCAACATTTACAAGAAGCCTCCGATCTATAAACAAG cctcctcctctcctcctcagctcaaacacatggaGGACTTGATCATTGAGTCGTCTAAGTTTCCTTCGGCTCAGGCCCCAGATCCAAACCAGCCGTCAGCCATCGAGACAGAGTCCTGGCCCTGCCCCCCCTCCACCGCTGTCATAG AGCAAGAGAGTCGGAGGAGAGCAGCGGtcgctgatgaagaggaggaagaggagacggaCGAGTTCTTCAACCTCAGAGTTCGACAAACACAACATCTCCACAAG ATCCAGGGGAACCTGGGTAAGATTCTACTGAAGGACGAGAAAGGCTCTGCTCCAATGAGACGCAAGAAAACACGATCACTCCCTGAACGCACCACAG ggtCCAAATGGTCTAAATCTGCTCCATCGAACACCCCAGGCCTCTCCAGG CTCCAGTCAACAGAGTTCAGCCAATCAGACACAACTCCTGAAG aatggagacagaggagcctcaCTGCCCTCCATGTTACACTACAAG GTGTTCCCGTACTCGACGCTTGTGGTGacgcacagagggaggagcacaCTGCCCCCAGAGGTCGATCGCACTCAGCTGGAG CGCCACCTGTCTGA